From the genome of Solidesulfovibrio carbinolicus, one region includes:
- a CDS encoding DNA repair protein RecN: MIEVLRIKNLALIDDLELEFGPGLNVLSGETGAGKSFIISAVNFLTGEKMHTDLVRAGRDKAVVEALFVLGDEELILRRELVAETGRSRVYVGDSLASRETLAALRPKLLLHVSQHGQGRLLQPAFQAALLDGFLPDPALLTEKNRLARELGEVAAAIRDLDAKAAGLEEKRQFLEFQHAEIAKVNPLPGEEDELVARKAALAESRKAAQALGRALECIERQPPVLDALADLHRELLHAGEIHEEFSTDAEAVAAFRHHLKDLAVRLRRRPAKAAEDDGEGIEKRLFELATLRRKLKRSLAEIVDLGRDIKENLDFLDDCGLKRKQLARDEAAGMAALAQALAALGAARREAAARLSAALEDILRGLGFSKDVRVIFDFTPVVAYTPVACDGEALTEDRARVLWRPNPGQPPQPLDKIASGGELSRFLLALMSLSAEPGGPTLIFDEIDAGIGGLTLTSVGSHIKKLAATSQILLISHWPQLASLADRHFQVQKSVEDGQTITRCLRLDADGVAAELARMAGGGEAGVEMARRLLENGDTPA; this comes from the coding sequence ATGATCGAAGTCCTTCGCATCAAGAACCTGGCGCTCATCGACGACCTGGAGCTGGAATTCGGCCCGGGCCTCAACGTCCTGTCCGGCGAGACCGGAGCCGGCAAAAGCTTCATCATCTCGGCCGTCAATTTCCTCACCGGCGAGAAGATGCACACCGACCTCGTCCGGGCCGGCCGGGACAAGGCCGTGGTCGAGGCGCTGTTTGTCCTGGGCGACGAGGAACTGATCCTGCGCCGGGAACTTGTGGCCGAGACCGGCCGCAGCCGCGTCTACGTGGGCGACAGTCTGGCTTCCCGCGAGACCCTGGCCGCGCTTCGCCCCAAGCTGTTGCTCCACGTCTCCCAGCACGGCCAAGGGCGTCTGCTCCAGCCCGCCTTCCAGGCCGCCCTCCTCGACGGTTTCCTGCCCGATCCGGCGCTTTTGACCGAAAAGAACCGCTTGGCCCGGGAACTGGGCGAGGTGGCCGCCGCCATCCGCGATCTCGACGCCAAGGCGGCCGGGCTGGAAGAAAAACGCCAGTTCCTGGAATTCCAGCACGCCGAGATCGCCAAGGTGAACCCCCTGCCCGGCGAGGAGGACGAGCTGGTGGCCCGCAAGGCCGCCCTGGCCGAATCGCGCAAGGCCGCCCAGGCTCTTGGCCGCGCCCTGGAGTGCATCGAACGCCAGCCGCCGGTTCTGGACGCCCTGGCCGACCTGCACCGAGAACTGCTCCACGCCGGGGAAATCCACGAGGAATTTTCTACCGACGCCGAGGCCGTGGCCGCTTTCCGCCACCACCTCAAGGATCTGGCCGTGCGCCTGCGCCGCCGGCCGGCCAAGGCGGCCGAGGACGACGGCGAGGGCATCGAAAAACGCCTGTTCGAGCTGGCCACGCTGCGGCGAAAGCTCAAGCGCTCCCTGGCCGAGATCGTGGACCTGGGCCGCGACATCAAGGAAAACCTCGATTTTCTCGACGACTGCGGCCTGAAACGCAAGCAGCTGGCCCGGGACGAGGCCGCCGGCATGGCCGCCCTGGCCCAAGCCCTGGCCGCCCTGGGCGCGGCCCGGCGCGAGGCCGCCGCCCGGCTGTCCGCCGCCCTGGAAGACATCCTGCGCGGTTTGGGCTTCTCCAAGGACGTGCGGGTCATTTTCGATTTCACGCCGGTTGTCGCCTACACGCCTGTGGCCTGCGACGGCGAGGCGCTGACTGAAGACCGGGCGCGCGTGCTGTGGCGGCCCAACCCCGGCCAGCCGCCCCAGCCGCTGGACAAGATCGCCTCGGGCGGCGAACTCTCGCGCTTCCTGCTGGCGCTGATGTCGCTTTCCGCCGAGCCGGGCGGACCCACGCTCATTTTTGACGAAATCGACGCCGGCATCGGCGGGCTGACGCTCACAAGCGTCGGCAGCCACATCAAAAAGCTGGCCGCCACTTCGCAGATTCTGCTCATCAGCCACTGGCCCCAGCTGGCCAGTCTGGCCGACCGGCATTTCCAGGTACAAAAATCCGTGGAGGACGGCCAGACCATCACCCGCTGCCTGCGCCTGGACGCCGACGGCGTGGCCGCCGAACTGGCCCGCATGGCCGGCGGCGGCGAAGCCGGCGTGGAAATGGCCCGGCGGCTTTTGGAAAACGGGGACACGCCGGCATGA
- a CDS encoding ABC transporter permease — MLALAKRLLLKTLWVAVVFLGITCVSFAVIHLAPGSPTDMETTLNPLATAETRARLQALYGLDRPLHVQYLDWLGKLARLDFGNSLSGDRRPVWDRIKERLPLTISMNVASLILTLAVAIPIGVASARHQGGLFDRAATVFVFIGFAMPGFWLALLLMLYFGIHLGWLPISGLTSMDYARLGPWDKIVDLARHLALPIFIYTFGSLAGMSRFMRSAMLEVLRQDYILTARAKGLSEFTVIYKHALRNALLPVITILGLSVPGLIGGSVIIESIFALPGLGQLFYQSVMARDYPLIMGNLVLGAVLTLAGNLLADAGYALADPRIRLGGKGDA; from the coding sequence GTGCTCGCATTGGCCAAACGTCTCCTGCTCAAAACACTCTGGGTCGCCGTCGTGTTCCTCGGCATCACCTGCGTGAGCTTCGCCGTCATTCACCTCGCCCCAGGTTCGCCCACCGACATGGAGACCACCCTCAACCCGCTCGCCACCGCCGAAACCCGCGCCCGGCTCCAGGCGCTCTACGGCCTCGACCGGCCGCTGCATGTCCAATACCTCGACTGGCTCGGCAAACTCGCCCGCCTCGACTTCGGCAACTCGCTCTCCGGCGACCGGCGTCCGGTCTGGGACCGCATCAAGGAACGCCTGCCGCTGACTATTTCCATGAACGTCGCCTCCCTGATCCTCACACTCGCCGTAGCCATCCCCATCGGCGTGGCCTCGGCCCGGCATCAGGGGGGCCTGTTCGACCGCGCCGCCACGGTCTTCGTCTTCATCGGCTTCGCCATGCCCGGCTTCTGGCTGGCCTTGCTGCTAATGCTCTATTTCGGCATCCACCTCGGCTGGCTGCCCATCTCGGGCCTGACCTCCATGGACTACGCCCGCCTGGGACCCTGGGACAAAATCGTGGATCTGGCCCGGCATCTGGCACTGCCCATTTTCATCTATACCTTCGGGTCGCTGGCCGGCATGTCGCGCTTCATGCGCTCGGCCATGCTCGAGGTGCTGCGCCAGGACTACATCCTGACGGCCCGGGCCAAGGGGCTGTCGGAATTCACCGTCATCTACAAGCACGCCCTGCGAAACGCCCTGCTGCCGGTCATCACCATCCTGGGCCTGTCCGTGCCCGGGCTTATCGGCGGCTCGGTCATCATCGAGTCCATCTTCGCCCTGCCGGGCCTGGGACAGCTCTTCTACCAGTCGGTCATGGCCCGGGATTATCCGCTCATTATGGGCAATCTGGTCCTGGGCGCGGTGCTAACCCTGGCCGGCAATTTGCTGGCCGACGCCGGCTACGCCCTGGCCGATCCGCGCATCCGCCTGGGAGGGAAAGGCGATGCTTAA
- a CDS encoding cell division protein FtsX gives MTARLILAGLADLFRRPSTSLSVILGVFATVFLCGLLALAQVGLDGALAKGQGVLRFQVYWKPGADAALTARQMDWMRALPGVIEAKAFSPEAAMAVMRGSLGGAAEPLLPGAANPLPYTLLLGFAPPEHDDAFARQTLERLTAVDGVAEVRYNPAAIDAARSLGLLGAQAVLPLGAILALLVGLVVGNTVRLTLLRRREEFEIMRLVGAAESVIALPLVAGAAAMGFVGAGLAATALAFLWSAVAGQLAAAPLWLSLAAPPGWLWVSLIAAPTAVSALAGLAAAMESRP, from the coding sequence ATGACGGCGCGCCTCATCCTCGCCGGCCTGGCCGATCTGTTTCGCCGGCCGTCCACGTCATTAAGCGTCATCCTGGGCGTGTTCGCCACGGTGTTCTTGTGCGGCCTGCTCGCCCTGGCCCAGGTCGGCCTGGACGGGGCCTTGGCCAAGGGCCAAGGCGTGCTGCGCTTTCAGGTCTACTGGAAGCCGGGAGCCGACGCGGCGCTCACCGCCCGGCAGATGGACTGGATGCGCGCCCTGCCTGGGGTCATCGAAGCCAAGGCGTTTTCCCCCGAGGCGGCCATGGCCGTCATGCGCGGCAGCCTGGGCGGCGCGGCCGAACCGCTCCTGCCCGGGGCGGCCAACCCCCTGCCCTACACCTTGCTGCTGGGCTTTGCCCCGCCCGAGCACGACGACGCGTTCGCCAGGCAGACCCTGGAGCGCCTGACCGCCGTGGATGGCGTGGCCGAGGTGCGCTACAACCCGGCCGCCATCGACGCCGCCCGCTCCCTGGGGCTGCTCGGCGCCCAGGCCGTACTCCCGCTGGGGGCCATCCTGGCGCTGCTGGTCGGCCTTGTGGTCGGCAACACCGTGCGCCTGACCCTGCTGCGCCGGCGCGAGGAATTCGAGATCATGCGTCTGGTCGGCGCGGCCGAGTCGGTCATCGCCCTGCCCCTGGTGGCCGGCGCGGCGGCCATGGGCTTTGTGGGCGCGGGGCTGGCCGCCACGGCCCTGGCCTTTCTCTGGTCGGCCGTGGCCGGCCAGCTGGCGGCCGCGCCCTTGTGGCTGTCCCTGGCCGCGCCGCCGGGCTGGTTGTGGGTTTCGCTTATTGCCGCGCCTACGGCCGTCTCCGCCCTGGCCGGCCTGGCCGCCGCCATGGAGTCGCGCCCGTGA
- a CDS encoding cell division ATP-binding protein FtsE encodes MIEVAGLRHCFGRREVLRDLTFSLDKGGFAFLTGPSGAGKSTLLRILHGSLPLQEGRAVAAGHDLAGLRPSKLHQLRRDVAMVFQDFKILPERSVADNVALPLVVRGTPAGRIERRVRSALTALRLTELANRPCAELAGGEQQRVAIARAVVAGPRLMLADEPTGNLDWDLSLRLLDILRQFSAHGTAILMATHNQALVAAAPDARIIRLERAAPDTGTDAAQAAAPEAAS; translated from the coding sequence ATGATCGAAGTTGCGGGGCTGCGCCACTGCTTTGGCCGGCGCGAGGTGTTGCGCGATCTGACCTTTTCCCTGGATAAGGGCGGCTTTGCTTTTCTGACCGGCCCGTCCGGGGCGGGCAAGTCCACCTTGCTGCGCATCCTGCACGGCTCGCTGCCCTTGCAGGAAGGCCGGGCCGTGGCCGCCGGCCACGATCTGGCCGGGCTGCGCCCCTCCAAACTGCATCAGCTGCGCCGCGACGTGGCCATGGTGTTTCAGGATTTCAAGATCCTGCCCGAGCGCAGCGTGGCCGATAACGTGGCCCTGCCCCTGGTGGTGCGGGGAACGCCGGCCGGGCGCATCGAGCGCCGGGTGCGCTCGGCCCTGACCGCCCTGCGCCTGACGGAGCTGGCCAACCGGCCCTGCGCCGAGCTGGCCGGCGGCGAACAGCAGCGGGTGGCCATCGCCCGGGCCGTGGTGGCCGGCCCCCGGCTCATGCTGGCTGACGAACCCACCGGCAACCTCGACTGGGACCTGTCGCTTCGCCTGCTGGACATCCTGCGCCAGTTCAGCGCCCACGGCACGGCCATCCTCATGGCCACCCACAACCAGGCCCTGGTGGCCGCCGCCCCCGACGCCCGGATCATCCGCCTGGAGCGCGCCGCGCCTGACACCGGAACAGACGCCGCCCAGGCCGCCGCCCCGGAGGCAGCCTCATGA
- a CDS encoding aspartate carbamoyltransferase catalytic subunit has translation MNWPHKDLLDVSQLSREDVDVVMRTAASFREINARPVKKVPTLKGKSVVLFFAEPSTRTKTSFDIAGKRLSADTFGLAKSGSSLQKGETLKDTVLTLQAMNPDAIVMRHASSGAADFVARRVSCAVINAGDGWHAHPTQALLDLFTLREVWGDDLVGKTVTILGDVAHSRVARSNIRLLTMLGVTVRLCAPRTLLPKDARALGAKVFHELEPALENADAVMCLRLQLERQEAGLLPDLREYARRFCLTKARLKNAAPDVKVLHPGPINRGVEIASDLADAGNSLILDQVASGVAVRMAILYLHITRKEKGETA, from the coding sequence ATGAACTGGCCCCACAAGGATCTTCTCGACGTCTCGCAACTCTCCCGGGAAGACGTGGACGTGGTCATGCGCACCGCCGCCTCCTTCCGGGAAATAAACGCCCGACCCGTCAAGAAAGTGCCCACCCTCAAAGGCAAAAGCGTCGTGCTGTTTTTCGCCGAGCCCAGCACCCGCACCAAGACGTCCTTCGACATCGCCGGCAAACGCCTCTCGGCCGACACCTTCGGCCTGGCCAAGTCTGGCAGTTCCTTGCAAAAGGGCGAGACCCTCAAGGATACCGTGCTCACGCTCCAGGCCATGAACCCCGACGCCATCGTCATGCGCCACGCCAGCTCCGGCGCGGCCGATTTCGTGGCCCGGCGGGTGTCCTGCGCCGTCATCAACGCCGGCGACGGCTGGCACGCCCATCCTACCCAGGCCCTGCTTGATCTGTTCACTCTGCGCGAAGTCTGGGGCGACGATCTTGTCGGCAAGACCGTGACCATCCTTGGCGACGTGGCCCATTCCCGGGTCGCCCGGTCCAATATTCGCCTGCTCACCATGCTCGGCGTCACCGTGCGCCTGTGCGCCCCGCGCACCCTGCTCCCCAAGGACGCCCGGGCCCTGGGAGCCAAGGTCTTTCACGAGCTGGAACCGGCCCTGGAAAACGCCGACGCCGTTATGTGCCTGCGCCTGCAGCTCGAACGCCAGGAAGCCGGGCTTTTGCCCGATCTGCGCGAATACGCCCGCCGCTTTTGCCTGACCAAGGCGCGGCTGAAAAACGCCGCCCCGGACGTCAAGGTGCTCCACCCCGGCCCCATCAACCGGGGCGTGGAAATCGCCTCGGACCTGGCCGACGCCGGCAATTCGCTTATCCTGGACCAGGTGGCCTCGGGCGTGGCCGTGCGCATGGCGATTTTGTATCTCCACATCACCCGCAAGGAAAAAGGGGAAACCGCATGA
- a CDS encoding ABC transporter permease yields the protein MLNSARTLRRLLPANGLLAVGLCIVGAVSVAALLAPWLAPYDPLALDVDAILRPPGGAHLLGTDALGRDVLSRLLYGGRVSLWVGFVAVGISVAIGLFLGLCSGYFGGLIDEAIMRGVDVMLCFPSFFLILAVIAFLSPSLTNIMIVIGLTSWMGVTRLVRAETLALRTRDFVLAARVSGMGAPGILFYHILPNAAAPVLVSATLGVAGAILTESSLSFLGLGVLPPTPSWGNMLMEGKEVLEVAPWLSIFPGLAILVTVLGYNLIGESLRDILDPRLRQ from the coding sequence ATGCTTAACTCGGCCCGGACCTTGCGGCGGCTTCTCCCGGCCAACGGCCTGCTGGCCGTGGGGCTTTGCATCGTCGGCGCGGTCTCCGTGGCCGCGCTGCTGGCCCCCTGGCTGGCCCCCTACGATCCCTTGGCCTTGGACGTGGACGCCATCCTGCGGCCCCCCGGCGGCGCGCATCTGCTGGGCACCGACGCCCTTGGGCGCGACGTGTTGTCGCGCCTGCTCTACGGCGGCCGGGTGTCGCTGTGGGTGGGCTTCGTGGCCGTGGGCATCTCCGTGGCCATCGGCCTGTTTCTCGGCCTGTGCTCGGGCTATTTCGGCGGCCTGATTGACGAGGCCATCATGCGCGGCGTGGACGTCATGCTGTGCTTTCCCTCGTTTTTCCTCATCCTGGCCGTTATCGCCTTTCTCTCGCCGTCGCTGACCAACATCATGATCGTCATTGGCCTGACCTCCTGGATGGGCGTCACCCGGCTGGTGCGGGCCGAGACCTTGGCCCTGCGGACGCGTGATTTCGTCCTGGCCGCCCGGGTGTCGGGCATGGGCGCGCCGGGCATCCTTTTCTACCACATCCTGCCCAACGCCGCCGCGCCGGTGCTGGTTTCGGCCACGCTCGGCGTGGCCGGGGCCATCCTCACCGAATCGTCGTTGAGCTTTTTGGGCCTGGGCGTGCTGCCGCCGACCCCGAGCTGGGGCAACATGCTCATGGAAGGCAAGGAAGTGCTGGAAGTGGCCCCCTGGCTGTCCATTTTCCCGGGGCTGGCCATTCTGGTCACCGTGCTCGGCTACAACCTCATCGGCGAAAGCCTGCGCGACATCCTGGACCCGAGGCTGCGGCAATAG
- a CDS encoding sirohydrochlorin cobaltochelatase encodes MTEPCGIILAAHGSRHPGAMAALDAFRESVAAAHPGAVVAVARTVGRKHGNAAAFGGARQVLDVLGELTAAGCARVAVQSLHVVPGGEYHELLAGLGRWLADDAGRTSVSVGAPLLADLADVDQAAAAIDEALAAGRQPGEAAVLMGHGAPPPGAGFYEALRERLTQRDPLLFFGAMPREKGAASLELDTIVAALAAKGVTKALLLPFFTVAGAHACSDLAGVQPDSWRGRLEAAGVTCRARLAGLLEIEAFAAIWREHLDRAMARLS; translated from the coding sequence GTGACCGAACCGTGTGGCATCATCCTGGCCGCCCACGGCTCCCGGCATCCCGGGGCCATGGCCGCCTTGGACGCGTTCCGGGAGTCTGTTGCCGCCGCCCATCCCGGAGCGGTGGTGGCCGTGGCCCGCACCGTGGGGCGCAAGCACGGCAACGCCGCCGCGTTCGGCGGAGCGAGGCAGGTCCTTGACGTGCTTGGCGAGCTGACCGCCGCCGGCTGCGCCCGGGTGGCGGTACAGTCGCTGCATGTGGTGCCGGGCGGGGAATACCACGAACTGTTGGCCGGCCTGGGCCGTTGGCTCGCCGACGACGCCGGCCGCACGTCGGTGTCGGTGGGCGCGCCGCTTCTGGCCGATCTGGCCGACGTGGACCAGGCGGCCGCCGCCATCGACGAGGCGCTCGCCGCCGGTCGCCAGCCCGGCGAGGCGGCCGTGCTCATGGGCCACGGCGCGCCGCCCCCCGGAGCCGGATTTTACGAAGCCCTGCGCGAACGCCTGACCCAGCGCGATCCGCTGCTCTTCTTCGGGGCCATGCCCCGGGAGAAAGGCGCGGCCAGCCTGGAGCTGGACACCATCGTCGCCGCCCTGGCCGCCAAAGGCGTGACCAAGGCGCTGCTGCTGCCCTTTTTCACCGTGGCCGGAGCCCACGCCTGTTCCGATCTGGCCGGCGTGCAGCCCGATTCCTGGCGCGGCCGGCTGGAAGCGGCCGGCGTCACCTGCCGGGCGCGGCTGGCCGGATTGTTGGAGATCGAAGCCTTCGCCGCCATCTGGCGCGAGCATCTCGACCGGGCCATGGCCCGTTTATCCTGA